The Osmerus eperlanus chromosome 25, fOsmEpe2.1, whole genome shotgun sequence genome contains a region encoding:
- the LOC134011900 gene encoding uncharacterized protein LOC134011900 has translation MTSRKTPKPEERESHRCGCLLKTIMNFLVINSPNSVSTSTKRKREAERSLNWTVEETQVLLCAWSDERVQKSLAENLRNRHVFKHLSVRMSDMGFSRSPHQCRLRVKTLKANYVRAKLLRSVDSSQAGGFRYYAEMDAVLGRKALAGGGGSSLDSVAGSGGRHLGFFGEREGIQVDSVQGGLDGGVGARPLRQLVAEVKVEEDREVSTDGFEFHNAGFTSTMAHTQRSVNLQESLLHSRAFSAPTEDDLSSEPPSEPPNLLPPPPLHHPASPLPPLPPLPEPTPTHSAGPAPTDPRLPLSLEPALKHLSDCFQSLVSESRGLLERLEVQRREQGRWQQELLSEWLKREDRRQKEAADREERRERARMEHEIRVLQLLTGLARQRSQPRCRCGRADTGEEASACRRLAAENGDGTDTGDL, from the exons GGAAGCGGGAAGCCGAGCGCTCCTTGAACTGGACGGTGGAAGAGACGCAAGTTCTGCTGTGCGCGTGGAGCGACGAGCGCGTGCAGAAGAGCCTGGCGGAGAACCTGAGGAACCGTCACGTGTTCAAACACCTGTCGGTCCGCATGAGCGACATGGGCTTCTCCCGGAGCCCGCACCAGTGTCGGCTACGCGTCAAAACCCTCAAGGCCAACTACGTGAGAGCCAAGCTGCTGAGGAGCGTGGACAGCTCCCAGGCCGGGGGCTTCAGGTACTACGCTGAGATGGACGCTGTTCTGGGGAGGAAGGCCCTGGCGGGGGGCGGTGGAAGCAGTTTGGACTCCGTCGCTGGATCGGGAGGGCGTCACCTGGGCTTTTTTGGCGAGAGGGAAGGGATCCAGGTCGACTCTGTGCAGGGGGGCTTGGACGGAGGCGTGGGCGCACGGCCGTTGAGGCAGTTGGTCGCAGAGGTTAaagtggaggaggacagagaggtcaGCACGGATGGGTTTGAATTCCATAACGCCGGATTCACGTCTACTATGGCGCACACACAGCGTTCAGTCAACCTCCAGGAGTCTTTACTGCACTCCAGAGCCTTCA GCGCGCCAACAGAGGATGACCTGAGCTCCGAACCACCCTCCGAACCTCCcaacctcctgcctcccccacccctccaccacccagcctctcccctccctcccctccctcccctcccggaacccacccccacacacagcgcaGGCCCGGCCCCCACCgacccccgtctccccctctccctggagCCGGCCCTCAAGCACCTGTCCGACTGCTTCCAGAGCCTGGTGTCGGAGTCTCGGGGCCTGCTGGAGCGTCTGGAGGTCCAGAGGCGCGAGCAGGGCCGCTGGCAGCAGGAACTGCTGTCCGAGTGGCTGAAGAGGGAGGACCGCAGGCAGAAGGAGgcggcagacagggaggagcgcAGGGAGAGGGCCCGCATGGAGCACGAGATCAGGGTGCTCCAGCTGCTCACTGGCCTGGCTCGGCAGAGGTCGCAGCCCCGTTGCAGGTGCGGCCGGGCGGACACAGGGGAGGAGGCCTCGGCCTGTAGGAGGCTCGCGGCCGAGAACGGGGATGGGACGGATACGGGTGACTTGTAG
- the rasgef1ba gene encoding ras-GEF domain-containing family member 1B-A, with product MPQTPPFTGMFGSNGYNKNLFQTKEEGCGGLYYHDNTLVSGSLDALINHLVPTLDYYPDRTYIFTFLLSSRLFIHPYELMSKVCHLCVEHQRLSDPQADKMRTRKIAPKILQLLTEWTDTFAYDFRDERMMRSLKELTHRLASGDELYRKAVQQMTQALIRKLTVLSQYEEALGKISATAAERLTVLKAKPQAVQRDLLATCSDPFTVAQQLTHIELERLSYIGPEEFVQAFVQKDPLDNDKSCYSDHKKASNLEAYVEWFNRLSYLVATEICMPVKKKHRARVMEFFIDVARECFNIGNFNSLMAIISGMNMSPVSRLKKTWSKVKTAKFDILEHQMDPSSNFYNYRTALRGATQRSITANSSREKIVIPFFSLFIKDIYFLNEGCANRLQSGHVNFKKFWELAKQVSDFMTWKKVECPFEKDRRVLQYLLTAPVFTEDALYVASYESEGPENTMEKDRWKSLRSTLLSRV from the exons ATGCCTCAAACTCCACCTTTCACGGGAATGTTCGGCAGCAATGGTTACAACAAGAACCTGTTCCAGACCAAGGAGGAGGGCTGCGGGGGGCTATATTACCATGACAACACCCTGGTGTCGGGGTCACTAGACGCCCTCATCAACCACCTGGTCCCCACCCTGGACTACTATCCGGAT aGGACGTACATCTTCACCTTCCTGTTGAGCTCTCGTCTCTTCATCCACCCCTACGAGCTCATGTCCAAGGTGTGTCACCTGTGTGTGGAGCACCAGCGCCTGAGCGACCCGCAGGCAGACAAG ATGAGGACCAGGAAGATCGCCCCCAAGATCCTCCAGCTGCTAACTGAATGGACGGACACCTTCGCCTACGACTTCCGGGAcgagaggatgatgaggagccTGAAGGAGCTCACCCACCGTCTAGCCAGTGGAGACGAG ctgTACAGGAAGGCGGTGCAGCAGATGACCCAGGCTCTGATCAGGAAGCTGACGGTGCTGAGCCAGTACGAGGAGGCGCTGGGGAAGATCAGTGCCACGGCGGCGGAGCGTCTGACGGTGCTGAAGGCCAAACCCCAGGCCGTGCAGAGGGACTTGCTGGCCACGTGCAGCGACCCCTTCACTGTAGCCCAGCAACTCACTCACATAGAGCTG GAGAGACTGAGTTACATCGGACCTGAGGAATTTGTCCAGGCCTTCGTCCAGAAAGACCCTCTGGACAACGATAAg AGCTGCTACAGCGATCACAAGAAGGCTAGTAACCTTGAAGCGTATGTGGAGTGGTTCAACAGACTCAGCTACCTGGTCGCCACGGAGATCTGCATG cCTGTGAAGAAGAAACACAGAGCCAGAGTGATGGAGTTCTTCATCGACGTGGCGCGGGAGTGCTTCAACATCGGAAACTTCAACTCCCTCATGGCCATCATCT ctGGGATGAACATGAGTCCTGTGTCTCGACTGAAGAAAACCTGGAGCAAAGTCAAGACGGCCAAGTTTGATATTTTGGAG CATCAGATGGATCCTTCCAGCAACTTCTACAACTACAGGACGGCCCTGAGAGGAGCCACTCAGAGATCCATCACAGCcaacagcagcagagagaag ATTGTCATCCCGTTCTTCAGCCTTTTCATCAAAGACATCTATTTCCTCAACGAAGGGTGTGCCAACAGGCTACAGAGCGGACATGTCAATTTCAAG AAATTCTGGGAGCTGGCCAAGCAGGTGAGCGACTTCATGACATGGAAGAAGGTGGAGTGTCCGTTTGAGAAGGACCGCAGGGTCCTGCAGTACCTGCTGACGGCCCCCGTGTTCACAGAGGATG cGCTGTACGTGGCGTCTTACGAGAGCGAGGGTCCTGAGAACACCATGGAGAAGGACCGCTGGAAGAGCCTGAG ATCCACTCTGCTGAGTAGAGTTTAA
- the prkg2 gene encoding cGMP-dependent protein kinase 2, producing MLHEPLCPSRFYYLGFRKTTVTMGNGSMKSKRFKRGDGAPSVASNGCVHGPPRGAEALQARVEELEWQARRRVEELSTKEQQIRALQEQLGRQTRAVEELGDQLQSKCLQLSQLQDVMRNQAGARAPCLGAQPSPLKAGRFGPNISGMIKDTLNRRSGAKAGVSAEPTSRTYDSTNLPKFSFEKARVPKDASVKKLLVEALVQNQYLGCLEPQQVRDMVECMYQSTYQQGHYVIRQGEPGNHLFVLADGKLDVFQHSKLLSSVALWTTFGELAILYNCTRTASVRAASQVKVWALDREVFQNVMRMTAEKRHEQHRHFLRSVSLLANLPEDKLSKIVDCLEVEYYDKGEYVLREGEEGSTFYIIAKGTIKVTQSTEQHKEAQTINTLQKGDYFGEKALISDDVRSANIIAEEDGVECLVIDRETFDLTVGTFNELQKHLHGYVATLDRDDKKRHAKRSDCSSHPSPPLSPGLVQLKESACHPPSMPLDSLEVIATLGVGGFGRVELVKVKNKDVTFALKVIKKKHIVENRQEEHIHSERSILAEASSPFIVKLYATFRDNKYVYMLLEVCLGGEIWSLLRDRGSFDEATARFCVGCVTEAFDYLHRNRVLYRDLKPENLMLDADGYIKLVDFGFAKKIRCGQKTWTFCGTPEYVAPEIILNKGHSFSVDFWALGILVFELLTGSPPFSGSDQMMTYTFILKGIEKMDFPKRVTKRPEDLIRKLCRRNPSERLGNLKNGIGDIKKHRWFNGFNWEGLKKRCLQSPLRRELRGPTDLSYFDTYPPDDDTPPDELSGWDMDF from the exons ATGCTGCATGAGCCTTTATGTCCATCGCGTTTCTACTACTTGGGATTCAGAAAAACTACCGTC ACGATGGGAAACGGGTCGATGAAATCCAAACGCTTCAAGCGAGGCGACGGTGCCCCATCCGTCGCCTCCAACGGCTGCGTCCACGGGCCGCCCCGTGGGGCGGAGGCCCTGCAGGcgagggtggaggagctggagtggcaggccaggaggagggtggaggagttgAGCACCAAAGAGCAGCAGATCAGAGCTCTGCAGGAGCAGCTGGGGAGGCAGACGCGGGCcgtggaggagctgggggacCAGCTCCAGAGCAAGTGTCTCCAGCTGAGCCAGCTCCAGGACGTGATGAGGAACCAGGCCGGGGCGAGGGCGCCCTGCCTGGgggcccagccctcccccctgaAGGCTGGCAGGTTCGGCCCCAACATCAGCGGGATGATCAAGGACACGTTGAACAGGAGGTCGGGGGCCAAGGCTGGGGTGTCTGCTGAGCCCACCTCCAGGACCTACGACTCCACCAACCTGCCCAAGTTCTCCTTCGAGAAGGCTCGCGTACCCAAGGATGCCAG tgtgaagAAGCTCCTGGTTGAGGCCCTGGTCCAGAACCAGTACCTGGGCTGTCTGGAGCCTCAGCAGGTCCGGGACATGGTGGAGTGCATGTACCAGAGCACCTACCAGCAGGGCCACTACGTCATCCGGCAGGGCGAGCCGGGAAACCACCTGTTCGTCCTAGCAG ATGGGAAGCTGGACGTGTTCCAGCACAGCAAGCTGCTGTCATCTGTGGCTCTCTGGACCACGTTTGGGGAACTGGCAATCTTGTATAACTGCACCAGGACTGCATCTGTAAGAG CGGCCAGCCAGGTGAAGGTGTGGGCTCTGGACAGGGAGGTGTTCCAGAACGTCATGAGGATGACGGCGGAGAAACGACACGAACAACACCGCCACTTCCTCCGAAG TGTTTCACTGTTGGCCAACTTACCAGAAGACAAACTCAGTAAAATAGTGGACTGCTTAGAAGTG GAATACTACGACAAGGGAGAGTACGTCCTccgcgagggagaggagggaagcacCTTCTACATCATCGCCAAGGGAACG ATCAAGGTGACTCAGAGCACAGAGCAACACAAGGAAGCCCAGACCATCAACACACTGCAGAAAGGAGATTACTTTGGAGAGAAGGCTCTCATCAg TGATGATGTGCGGTCGGCTAACATCATTGCggaggaggatggtgtggaGTGCCTGGTGATCGACCGAGA AACATTTGATCTGACAGTGGGCACTTTCAACGAGCTGCAAAAGCATCTCCATGGTTACGTGGCGACGCTCGACCGCGACGACAAGAAGAGACACGCCAA gAGGTCTGACTGTTCCAGCCACCCCAGTCCACCCCTGTCCCCCGGCCTGGTTCAGCTGAAGGAGAGCGCgtgccaccccccctccatgcccctggACAGCCTGGAGGTCATCGCTACGCTGGGCGTGGGAGGATTCGGCAGGGTGGAGCTG GTGAAGGTGAAGAACAAGGATGTGACCTTTGCCCTCAAGGTGATCAAGAAGAAACACATCGTGGAGAACCGCCAGGAGGAGCACATCCACTCAGAGAGAAGCATCCTGGCCGAGGCCTCTTCACCCTTCATCGTCAA gttGTACGCCACGTTCAGGGATAACAAGTATGTGTACATGCTGCTGGAGGTCTGCCTAGGAGGGGAGATCTGGAGTCTGCtgagagacag gggaAGCTTTGACGAGGCCACGGCCCGATTCTGCGTTGGCTGTGTCACCGAAGCCTTCGACTATCTTCACCGCAACCGAGTCCTCTACAGAGACCTGAAGCCTGAGAATCTTATGCTGGATGCTGATGGATACATCAAACTT GTGGATTTTGGCTTTGCCAAGAAGATCCGGTGTGGCCAGAAGACGTGGACGTTCTGTGGCACGCCGGAGTACGTGGCCCCGGAGATCATCCTGAACAAGGGCCACAGCTTCAGCGTGGACTTCTGGGCCCTGGGGATCCTGGTCTTTGAGCTCCTTACAGGCAG CCCTCCGTTCTCCGGCAGCGACCAGATGATGACGTACACCTTCATCCTGAAAGGCATCGAAAAGATGGACTTCCCCAAGAGAGTCACCAAGAGACCTGAGGACCTCATCAGGAAGCTGTGCAG ACGGAACCCCTCAGAGCGTCTGGGAAACCTGAAGAACGGGATCGGCGACATCAAGAAGCACAG GTGGTTCAATGGCTTCAACTGGGAGGGACTGAAAAAGAGGTGTTTACAGTCTCCTCTGAGAAGAGAG ctGCGAGGCCCAACCGACCTCAGCTACTTTGACACCTACCCCCCTGATGACGACACCCCCCCTGACGAGCTGTCGGGATGGGATATGGACTTCTAA